In Gossypium hirsutum isolate 1008001.06 chromosome D01, Gossypium_hirsutum_v2.1, whole genome shotgun sequence, the genomic window ATGCAAATTGACTCctagtacaagggcctccatggCACTTTTACCTAAAAAACATAAGTGCTTAATTGGaataaaaagaaaactcaagtaccaaagtgAAACATTGAAGTTATGTACTAAAGTGAAAATTGAAGTCAAAATCAGGTAATAAATTGGGATAGAAAGAGCtcaggtactaaattgaatactaAACCAAACTTAGATAACAAACAATATATTAAAccaaaaagaattaaatcatTCACCATTGTTGTTACTCACAAGTACATAGTAACCCAAAACGGCACAAACAACAGCCACGACGTTCCCTTCCGTCAACAAAGTCTTCAAAACGGAGCCGGCGATCTCTCTAGTAATCTTCTTCCCTTCAGCCACCAACGTCCGTTTTGGTTTCCCAAAGAAAGCAAGCAAAACGACCACCGTTATCCACGTCACCATAGTAGCCGGCACGGCCACAGCCACCGCCGCAGCCATAGAAATCAACCCAAAAACCCCACCGAGAAGGACGGAAGCGTACAGGGCAGGCCAACCGGGTGATTGATATTGGGCTTGGTTTTGGTGGTACCAAGAAAGTATGGATTTGAGGAAATTCCATGAAGAATCTAAAAGGATAGCGTAAACTAATACGAAGAGGAATACCCATGTTTTTCTTTTGCTCATGATTTTTAAGAACAAGGTgtacgatgatgatgatgatgccgGAGATGTGGGTGGTTGTTCTTCGTGCTGTTGTTGATCCATGTTTGGATTTTTTTGGTGTTTTACGGTGGCTTGAGCTTTGATTTTGAGGTTGTTTTGGATCGGTTTTTGTTCCTTGTAGAGATGGAAAAAAGAAGCAGAGATTTTGTTAATAAAAGTATCCGTCaccttttaataaaattttcattatttttattataaaaataaattttattacatataattatttaattatttcgttAATTACCTCATTTTTAATGAGATACATacaataatttactcatttctaAAGAAATGTGCAAAAGACAATTTTACTCCAAATACGGGATTTCATAGCAGTTTTACCATATTAGATGGTCAAATTTTGGTTTTAGTCCTTTAGTATGTTTGAACTTAAGATTTAGTCTctatcctttttcttttattggaGTAGGGATAAGAGTTATATGAGGATTTGATCCCTGGATTTGGTGTCAACCAAGATTTAAGTCGATGCAAATTCTTTCACTATTATAATATTGGCTTAGTGGATTAGTTTCTGTAttttaaattgacataatttgatcaatttatttttataacgttattaattaatctaaataattaatatatttaattattatttttcttttatcgaGATAAGTTTAGGTTGTTAGAAAATTTGATCCTTGAATTTGGTGTCAATCAAAACTTGAAATCACTGCAAGTTCTTTTTACTATTACAACGATGGCTTAGTTGACTagtatttgtattttaatttgacataatttgatcattaattttatgaatatttttagtttatccaAATAGTTAGTATTTTTAACTATTTTGATTTAAACGCTCAAACCTTAAACGTAGAGACTAAAATGCTAAAGCTCTTAATCTTCAACCACTAGAAAGagggttttaattaaaatgatgacAAGAAAtcgatgttttaaaaaaatatacataaatattttaatatatatagttAATGGTCTtacttatttgaattaatttataacattattaaagtaaagtgattaaattataataaatttaaacataaagattaaaTATCGTATTTGAGTATAATGGAGGGACCAAAACTAGAATTTGACCTTAATAGGATTGAGTAAACGAGTTAACGGGGAATACCAAGCGCTATCGGTGCAAATATAGGGCAACTTAAGGTACTTGGCAGCATATTATTGGGCGGTGTAATGCACGCACTTGGAAAGCGGTCAAATCATTTGGTATGCTTTGAGTAAACGTATGTCTTGGACGAGAATGACAGTTGTGTTTCTTTTTCAAAGGCTATTATTCTAAACAGACGCACCTTTGGAACATAACGAAATattttattagcatatattttgATTGGGTTAATAGTacttttaacccctaaatttgaTAATTAGATTCATTTTGGTCATTGATTTCAATCCATCAAGATTTGACGACATAGCACTTTGATATCATGCTacaccatcaaatttttatatttgtcAAGTTTAAGAGCTGAAATAGGCCTAATTGTTAAATTTAGATACCAAAGTGAACAAAATATAAGTACTAAAATGAATCTAATTAACAAATTCAGgggtaaaaattatattaactcCTTTTTGTAGCTTTAATTTCTAACAACTTTAAAAGCTTGTAATAACTGGTTTCTTTGTCGGAAATTTTAAACCCTTTACAACTTgtagaatcttcttagcttcctAGAAGCTCAGCAGTCTAAACAACTTTTCCACTTGTTGAAATATTCTTCATGACCAAGTAAAATGTAATCCAATCGGatgggatcatatttttaaaaattattttttaaataaaattgatttagTTGAGATAATTAGATcgcaattcaatatcataattggatttaagtaaataatatatatacttcggtataaatttacttaattttgaaaattatatcaCGTAAGAAGATATTCTAGTCCTTACCTCTTTGTCTCTCTTTCACCACTCTTAGTTATTGCCACGATGCTCCactttttgtttatatatatatgttttttttggcACAATATTTAGAACTACTCATAGTTTATCTCTAACCTATAAATTAGAGGATAATACACTTTAACGCACTCAAACTCATGTCCTACTATATTGACAATAATACACATATTAATTGAAATAGGATTTAACCCACTCCTTTTAATTTGCTTAGGATTAAATATTCCTACAATTAACTTTAGCTTTCTCAAATCTAAACCCACTGTTTTGGACCGTCGAATCTAGCTCCGAAACTAGGTTTGACCAAATCtggtaagtttttttatttttgttcttcctGTTTTGGGGTCAAATGGGCCTGCTAATTTGCATTCCCAAAGCAAACATGGGTGTAATTTCTCATATTGGGCGTAAGCCTGATTCAGCTTAAAGTGAAAGAaagacaaaaagaaagaaaaaaaaaagaaattaaaatgaataaaataaaagcataatATCAAACTCAGTCCTTaagatttatatattttatcgtTTTAactcttattctttttttcttcttctaaatttaactctcaacattttaaaaagagttaaaattAACCATTAGTATTTTGAAAAAGAGTcgaattgattttttattaataaaaatggaataaaatttttaaattttaaatatggcaGCCCACATAACAATCTACGTATACTTTAtgctgttttttaaaaaaaaattatgaacctTTTATTTGTGGGAATTTATTTGTTAACATagcatataagacaaatagtatAATATTAGCATGAAAAGTACTGCCACAAAGGTTGTCTCTCTaacatctttaaaaaaataatatcttagtcatcatctatattaaaaaaaagcaatttgattttttttgaaaaattagtagtcgaatttagctcaaaaaaagagtaaggatcaaattgacaaaaagatATAAACATTGAGatgtaaatttatcattatgcctaaaataaatgaaatgatatttttaaaagtttctatAGTACATTCACAAGCAcaatataagtataaatatgtacccgttcaattaaaattaagaatCAAATCAATACACAAATACAACAAACAAAGAACCAATAAAACCCACACACTACATACACATACGATGGAACTGAACACGCAACATCATAATTGCATACGGTAAAACTCAATTTTAAGTCCCGTCAAATTCAAACACATTCAATACTTGAACAAAATTACAatgtaattcatttttatttcttcGAAAACAATTTACTCTCAAGTTTTGTAATTATTCGATATACAAGTTAACTTCATAAACGAGATTGAGATTTTGTCTATAATTCTTAACtcgtattttaatttataattattaaattaaacttttagAAAACATCCCAACCGTCCATCAATaaatcacatttaaaaaaaattcaggtaTTAATTACctccaaaaactcaaaattaaatcacttttattcattttaaaaattcagGTATTAATTACCTGCGAAAAAAAACTCTgataaaaagtaatcaactcaaaATACGGCTCTTTGTATTTCAAATCTCTAAAACTTCTCACGCACGCAATCTCTCACCTATCTCTTAATCATTCTAATCTAGGGTTCTTTCTTTACAATCTTAactgttctttctttttcttttgattgccactcgttgttattgttattaatcTCCACAATGACAGAAAGTGAAAAAACTACGCTTCTCGCCgtaaaacatgaaatagaaagtgaTTCTGAAGCTAATGATCCCAACTATCAGCATGCCACTGATCGTAGAACTCTTCGTACTCGTTATCTCGCCGTGAAGAATCTTATTTTCGGTAATATTCATTTACTGTTTGTCTTTGTTTAGGAGTTTTATTGTTTCTGTCTGGATCGCAAGAAAATGAGCGAGAAATAAATggagttctttttcttttttactttttttaagcaTATTCTCTTTTGAATgtagcctttttttttcttgaaatagaAAAAGcgcggttaaattttttttgaatatattttaaatttatatatacatatatatatatataggaaacGGTTAAGCGTTTagttcaaatgaaaaaaaaaacgaaaaaaagtAATTTGATTCTGATCTTTAGTTTCTTTATTTGCTGAATATTTATTTCCAATGTTTTGTAATTTTGTTCGCAGATGAAAGAGATGATCTTTCTAGTATCGATTCTGCTAAATTCAAGTCGATTGTCAATGACTTAGAGAGCTTACATCAATTCGGTACTGTCCTCTGCATTTTCTATTATCTTTACGATATCTAGTTCGCCGAATTTTAGTTTTTCGTTTTCCTCTGTTTTTTcattgatttgtaaaatttccAGTTCTTAAACCTAGAGAACAAATTGCTGATGCTGAGGCCCTTTTGTATATCACAAACACATTGCTTACCTCTGTCAAAGCAACAAACGGCGATGGGATTACGATATCGGATTTTGTCGACTCTCTTGTTAGAGACTTTGCGAAACAAAGCAGTAGACCGGACGGCAGAACCTTGATAGATTGGAAGAAGATTGGGATCGAATTTTCAGATGCTTCGAGGAGCAGTCGTGGATGTCGTACCATGTATAGCAaatgtgatattatgattttgCACTTTATAGTTTTTTCATAGTTGTATGTATTTATTGTTTTCATTATTTCAGGATTGGGCCTATGGATACACAAATGAAGCAAAGGAAAGCCAGACGAAAACGCGCCAGACTGGTAGAAAACGAGCAGCCTGCAGAGGTATGAATTGTTGTTTGAGGTGTATAATCTTTGTTCATTACAATAATCGCTAAAGAAGCTTTTGCATTATTTGAAGAAAGATGGTTCATGTAGTTCTTCATTCCTTGTTGGCATTTTATGTAAAATATTGGTGGAGTTTGTTCTTTAATGCTAATCACTTTAGCACTGACATTCTTGTGTAACTATGTTAAGAATAATTTGGAAGTGAGTGTTGTGCTTGGTTGTGAATGTTACGAATATCGTCTAACACGGGCATCTTCATGTTTCTGTAAGCTTTTCCATTTACTTGGAAGAGTCTTTGAGAGTCATACATAGGTGTCATACATAGATGCTTTAGAAATAAACAAGAGCTGAAAAAACATGGGTTTAATGGTTGACGATGGTTCACCCGGAGACCAAGAACCTTATAGATGAATGGGGGTTGGAGGTGTTCCTGACTATGGGAGCTCTTGATGGATTCGAAGAGGAAGAGGAGAGGAACTCCACCTTTCTCTTGGGTTTTCCTTGTCTTTTACTAGGTCATAGGGAAAGTTTATATGTAACCATTAAGTCTTTTGGGACAAGCGAGTACATAAGGGTCACGTGTATATCATGTTAAGCACATGTGTCTATAATCTTGTACATTTGGTTAACATGTGTCCATactgttgtatcatttggtaAGGTGAGATCTCCGTGCATGGTGATTGACCTAGTTAGGGCTTCCAAGCATAATGGCGCCATACAACAAAGTGTAACACATAAAAACACaacctttttaatttttacattcatCTCATATAGTTCATTTCTTTTGGTCAAAATTATTGTAGGTTGATGATACAGATATAAAGAAGAAGACAAATACAGATATCAATATGGCAACCATGTTTGACATTCTAAGGAAACACAGAATCGTGAGGCTCGAACAGTTGGTACTAAACAGGAACTCTTTTGCACAAACAGTGGAAAACATATTTGCATTATCATTTCTAGTCAAAGATGGTCGTGCTGATATTAAACTGGATGAAAAAGGCATTCATTTAGTCTGTAAGATACTTCTAAAATTTCAACTTATAGTCCCATTTCCAAAGCTTTTTGTTTATTATTGAATTTTAAGAATCTAACTATTTCTATTCTATTAGCACCAAAGAATGCTCCTACTGCTACAGCAATAGCATCAAAAGAAGTTGTTTACAATCACTTTGTTTTCAGATTTGACTTTAAGGATTGGAAGGTACTTTCGGGAGTAAAATTAGTATGGATGCGTCGTAATAGGAGTCGAATTGTATTTTGCTTATTTTACTTGGAAAATGACAAATTAGCTCCTCTACTTTAGATAAAAAAGTAAATTggtctttctgttaaaaattttatctatttctatcaTTAAAAACTAGTCCATGTACATTTGTAGCCTTGCTAGAAAGAACTGATTTGCTATTTGATTTAACATATAGGAATtgatttactctttttttttttttaaatgtaatttgACTCCTAGTATCTGAGCCTCGGTTACTTTTACCTACTTTTGGATTTATATATTTTAGCTTTAACTTATTCATTTTTGTTTGGTTGTGTTTCTTTTGTGCATTTCACAGCTGATGAAAGATTATATTGAGGTTGGCCATGAACTGATGCCCCATAGGGATTAAAGTTGAAAGCATTACAGCAATTTTAACTTGCATATATGTAACTCTTCTTCTACAAAACTTGAAGCAAAAGGTATTTAGAAACACCAATCTGAAAGCTAACTAGGATTCATGATTTTAATGGCATGGGTTGTTGGTGTCGTTTTTGTTTAATTGTATGGCTTACAATTGGGGCGTAATTGGTTTAGTTCATAGGATACTCGTTGTCGATGCCAAGGCTTCTATAATATTCCCTGCGTTTTTTTGTTTGCTCTTTTGCAGCTTTCTTTTATGAAAGTTTAGTAATCTCTGGTATACTTTTGATGAAAAGAAGTATGTAAaagttatatttataaaaaaaaaattatgttaaagaaATCAAGTTTTGATTAAAATTATATTGTTTAAATTGAAACTGATTGTTTGGACTAAGAATCAGTGGTGATATCAGTATGGAGAAAAGGACCAGATTGCTTGATTTTGAATTGTTTAAAACCGATTAAATTAGACTACAAAACTGATTGAAGcaattaaaatggaaatttaagtaatgtatattaataaaatttgattgcagttgttaatattgttaaaaatttcatgctaaatttatTGACATgtcattctaattttttttaaaaaaactcctCACTTGATAACCtcatgataaaaagaaaaaaagaagcaatgtaataaacttaaatttaactaCAAATTTTAACCGTGTTGATAATTCTAAATTTAGGAACAAAGTAAAATGATCCAAAATGATTCAAAAAGTATTCAAGGCAGTAAATATGCAACTTATTTGCTATAATATACCAACTTTACACCAACTAtcactaaattaaaatatattgtattgatgTTCTAAATTGAAGTAAGAAATTGCCTGTCTACCCACCAGAAATCAACTCATTCATTTTCACATGTACACACGTTTTCATCATATTCAGTATCGGGCAATTTACCATTAAAAgcgtaattttatttaaatttactgAAATGAGCCCGATATtctattatttaccggaatgggctcTTTTTCtctaaatcgcgtccacgtcagcgcgaagtCAGGGAacgtgtcagcaaatcgcgtccacgtcagtgtgctttgctgacgtggcagaaaatcgcgtccacgtaagTGCGGTTTGTGTCCACATCATCAAAGcgcactgacgtggacgcgatttgctgacgtgtaGAGCGTTCCTTGGGACGCGATTTGCCCCGCGCGTCAATAGTGCAACGGTTATTtttttgaccgttgccccccaacagtcaaaaaaaaaactataaataccccacCTTTTTTTTTCCACAAACTAATCCTCTTAAATTTCCTCTGAATTTCCTCTAAAATtcctctcaatttgctctcaaattccttccaaatttctctcaaatctatatttaatctcaatttgctctcaagttcctcttaaatttctcttaaatccctatttttaaataattttaaaaaacatttatttttttaaaatttttttaaatcgtaaaaatttgtacaATTTCAGCAATGGCTGGagaattgactcgtcttgataagcagcacatatcggtggaacaaatgaaaatggtaagcgttaaatttaatttttaaatattatttaagaattttttatttatgcatttttagataattattaatttattatttgttataaaagtctgtagatcggatattggaatgcaatatccggaatatgAATGCTCCTCCATCACTGTTGGTAGAGAACTACATGCAgtaagcgggtttttggcacgtggcaaCAGTAGGCCGGGGACGCAAGGTGGACCCGAAACTAattagtgcgttgatcgagaggtggagacccgagacataCACATTGCATCTttcatgtggagagtgcactatcactttggaagatgtcagtctgcaattgggattgccggtggacgggtaccCAGTCACTGGGTTT contains:
- the LOC107928820 gene encoding uncharacterized protein; the protein is MDQQQHEEQPPTSPASSSSSYTLFLKIMSKRKTWVFLFVLVYAILLDSSWNFLKSILSWYHQNQAQYQSPGWPALYASVLLGGVFGLISMAAAVAVAVPATMVTWITVVVLLAFFGKPKRTLVAEGKKITREIAGSVLKTLLTEGNVVAVVCAVLGYYVLVSNNNGE
- the LOC107928863 gene encoding non-structural maintenance of chromosomes element 4 homolog B isoform X2, with the protein product MTESEKTTLLAVKHEIESDSEANDPNYQHATDRRTLRTRYLAVKNLIFDERDDLSSIDSAKFKSIVNDLESLHQFVLKPREQIADAEALLYITNTLLTSVKATNGDGITISDFVDSLVRDFAKQSSRPDGRTLIDWKKIGIEFSDASRSSRGCRTMIGPMDTQMKQRKARRKRARLVENEQPAEVDDTDIKKKTNTDINMATMFDILRKHRIVRLEQLLMKDYIEVGHELMPHRD
- the LOC107928863 gene encoding non-structural maintenance of chromosomes element 4 homolog A isoform X1 gives rise to the protein MTESEKTTLLAVKHEIESDSEANDPNYQHATDRRTLRTRYLAVKNLIFDERDDLSSIDSAKFKSIVNDLESLHQFVLKPREQIADAEALLYITNTLLTSVKATNGDGITISDFVDSLVRDFAKQSSRPDGRTLIDWKKIGIEFSDASRSSRGCRTMIGPMDTQMKQRKARRKRARLVENEQPAEVDDTDIKKKTNTDINMATMFDILRKHRIVRLEQLVLNRNSFAQTVENIFALSFLVKDGRADIKLDEKGIHLVSPKNAPTATAIASKEVVYNHFVFRFDFKDWKLMKDYIEVGHELMPHRD